One region of Chryseobacterium sp. C-71 genomic DNA includes:
- a CDS encoding aminotransferase class I/II-fold pyridoxal phosphate-dependent enzyme, giving the protein MNSKIWLSSPHMGGNETKYVKEAFDANWIAPLGPNVNGFEKDLENFLSGGVNVAALSSGTGALHLALIACGVESGTEVICQSMTFSASANPIAYCGGSPIFIDSEKDTWNMCPIALEIAIEDRISKGKKPKAIIVVHLYGMPAKMDEIIAIAKKYSICVIEDAAEALGSTYKGKACGTFGRFGILSFNGNKIITTSGGGALVCHTQEDKDQAIFLSTQARDDAPHYQHSQIGYNYRMSNIIAGIGRGQMEVLKDRVKARRKMHDFYVEIFKDIEGVEVFSEPGEDYYSNHWLSAIVIDEKIVGRNREDLRLAFLNENIESRPLWKPMHLQPVFVDAPYYGTNVAEKLFDDGLCLPSGSNLSDYDRLRIGKIIKEFFVNKTKLPYSLVSE; this is encoded by the coding sequence ATGAATTCAAAAATATGGCTCTCTTCGCCACACATGGGAGGAAACGAAACAAAATATGTAAAAGAAGCTTTCGATGCAAATTGGATAGCGCCATTGGGTCCCAATGTGAACGGGTTTGAAAAAGACTTAGAGAACTTCTTGAGCGGTGGGGTAAATGTGGCTGCTCTCTCTTCTGGTACTGGGGCTTTACATTTAGCATTAATTGCATGTGGAGTAGAATCTGGTACAGAGGTGATTTGTCAGTCCATGACATTTTCGGCTTCAGCAAATCCAATTGCATATTGTGGGGGTTCACCTATTTTCATAGATTCTGAAAAAGATACTTGGAATATGTGCCCGATTGCTTTGGAAATAGCAATTGAAGACAGAATATCTAAAGGCAAAAAACCAAAAGCAATCATTGTTGTTCATTTGTATGGCATGCCTGCAAAAATGGACGAAATCATCGCAATTGCAAAAAAATATAGTATTTGCGTAATTGAAGATGCTGCTGAAGCATTGGGATCAACATATAAGGGTAAAGCGTGCGGAACGTTCGGACGGTTTGGTATCCTGTCTTTCAACGGAAATAAAATTATCACCACCTCTGGAGGAGGTGCGTTGGTTTGCCATACTCAGGAAGATAAAGATCAAGCAATTTTCTTATCTACCCAGGCAAGAGATGATGCTCCCCATTATCAGCATTCCCAAATTGGTTACAATTACAGAATGAGTAATATTATTGCAGGGATTGGTCGGGGACAAATGGAAGTGTTAAAAGACAGGGTAAAAGCACGCAGAAAAATGCATGATTTCTATGTGGAGATTTTCAAAGATATTGAGGGTGTTGAAGTTTTTTCTGAACCGGGCGAGGATTATTATTCTAATCATTGGTTATCGGCAATCGTTATTGATGAGAAAATCGTAGGGAGAAACCGTGAAGATTTAAGGCTTGCCTTTTTAAACGAAAATATTGAGTCGAGACCTTTATGGAAGCCTATGCATCTACAGCCTGTGTTTGTTGATGCGCCGTATTATGGAACGAATGTCGCAGAAAAATTATTTGATGATGGTTTGTGTTTACCATCCGGATCTAATCTTTCTGATTACGATAGACTTCGTATAGGAAAAATTATTAAAGAATTCTTCGTCAATAAAACAAAATTACCGTATTCGTTGGTGAGTGAATAA